From Acinetobacter suaedae, one genomic window encodes:
- a CDS encoding PaaI family thioesterase: MNPSNMTGLELMQAFQQGLVPAPGIAKTMGMDGVGEVEFGRIVFIATADERHTNPLGGVHGGFAATVLDSVTGCATHTVLAAGEGYGTTDLAIKMCRPMPFNKKLIAEGKVINVGKNLVISEGYLRDEEGKLYAHATATNMIIRQK, from the coding sequence ATGAATCCATCAAATATGACTGGTTTAGAACTTATGCAAGCATTTCAACAAGGCTTAGTACCCGCACCGGGTATTGCGAAAACCATGGGGATGGACGGTGTTGGAGAGGTTGAGTTTGGTCGCATTGTTTTTATTGCGACCGCAGATGAACGTCATACCAATCCACTAGGTGGTGTGCATGGTGGCTTCGCTGCGACTGTATTGGACTCGGTCACAGGATGTGCAACACATACGGTGCTTGCAGCAGGTGAAGGATACGGCACGACTGATTTAGCGATCAAAATGTGCCGTCCGATGCCCTTTAATAAAAAGTTAATTGCTGAAGGTAAGGTCATCAATGTGGGAAAGAATTTGGTGATTTCAGAAGGTTATCTTCGCGATGAAGAAGGTAAATTGTATGCTCATGCGACAGCGACCAATATGATTATTCGTCAAAAATAA
- a CDS encoding Rossmann-fold NAD(P)-binding domain-containing protein gives MMNKLGRLFKSSQNAQRCMVVFGENIELLSQAIINLDSDHSLHIFQVTHDPSQHDLKIISSENQSTIIRLNVLLSGSLKSLVKYIQQQGYKIELCIIQPKFGCTDHINTVSSEMIENYWQVTGLNAASVSQAMIANMLKQQPGTVIFLGARSMGAEKKADLLTMSMFASIRALSQSLAREFHPKGIHVAYCTLEKWDDQDQKLMQSIAQVCWHLHQQPKSTWSQELSLTS, from the coding sequence ATGATGAATAAGCTAGGACGATTATTTAAATCATCACAAAATGCTCAACGTTGTATGGTGGTCTTTGGTGAAAATATTGAGTTGTTGAGCCAAGCCATTATCAATCTTGATTCAGATCATTCATTACATATTTTTCAAGTGACACATGATCCATCTCAGCACGATTTAAAGATTATCAGTTCTGAAAATCAAAGCACAATTATTCGATTGAATGTCTTGCTGAGTGGCTCATTAAAAAGTTTAGTCAAATATATTCAACAACAGGGCTATAAGATTGAATTATGTATTATCCAGCCGAAGTTTGGGTGTACTGATCATATCAATACTGTATCTTCTGAAATGATTGAAAACTATTGGCAAGTTACAGGTCTAAATGCAGCCAGTGTTTCGCAAGCTATGATTGCAAACATGCTTAAACAGCAACCTGGAACAGTGATTTTCCTTGGTGCAAGATCAATGGGTGCGGAAAAGAAAGCAGATTTATTGACGATGAGTATGTTTGCCAGTATTCGAGCCTTATCACAGTCATTGGCAAGAGAGTTTCATCCTAAAGGAATTCATGTGGCTTACTGCACATTAGAAAAATGGGATGATCAGGATCAAAAGTTGATGCAATCGATTGCTCAAGTGTGTTGGCATTTACATCAACAACCGAAATCCACTTG
- a CDS encoding metal-dependent hydrolase, translated as MSSVLKEKSKQKTPASFPVRRMDYEFQDMPKYWCNNEPTFTHYFTGLSTLFPEGESYFVRSVRALRAEVKNNEQLDRDIGAFIGQEAMHSKEHHAFHQSAQQYGLDPESLEKMTGIVLKAIERTFPKKWNLLVTVGLEHYTAVLVVEMMKDVNELMTDETIRNLWLWHSVEETEHKAVAYDMYEYLYGKGLDAYIPRIAIFTFSLAMITVMSTLYQVVLLKRDRQLFNLNSWRKFMHHGREKYKVFIPKFLDYYRFDFHPNDTDESEIVAQTKIKIGLSPEQSTFIH; from the coding sequence ATGTCGTCAGTGTTGAAAGAAAAATCAAAGCAAAAAACACCTGCATCATTTCCAGTACGTCGTATGGACTATGAGTTTCAGGATATGCCTAAGTATTGGTGTAATAACGAGCCAACTTTTACGCATTATTTCACTGGCTTATCTACGCTATTTCCAGAAGGTGAGTCCTATTTCGTTCGTTCAGTTCGAGCTTTAAGAGCTGAGGTTAAAAATAATGAGCAGCTTGATCGTGATATTGGAGCTTTCATTGGTCAGGAGGCAATGCATTCCAAAGAGCACCATGCCTTTCATCAGAGTGCGCAGCAATATGGTTTAGACCCTGAATCATTAGAAAAAATGACAGGTATTGTTCTAAAAGCGATTGAACGTACTTTTCCTAAAAAGTGGAATTTATTGGTCACCGTTGGTCTAGAACACTACACCGCCGTTTTGGTGGTGGAAATGATGAAAGACGTGAACGAATTAATGACAGATGAAACCATCCGCAATTTATGGTTATGGCATAGTGTTGAAGAAACTGAACATAAAGCAGTTGCCTATGATATGTATGAATATCTGTATGGTAAGGGTTTAGATGCTTATATTCCTCGTATTGCTATTTTTACCTTTAGTTTAGCCATGATTACGGTGATGTCGACGCTATATCAGGTAGTACTTTTAAAACGTGATCGTCAATTATTCAATTTAAATTCTTGGCGTAAATTTATGCATCATGGTAGAGAAAAATATAAAGTTTTTATTCCAAAATTTTTAGATTATTACCGCTTTGATTTTCATCCGAATGATACAGATGAATCTGAAATCGTGGCGCAAACCAAAATAAAAATTGGTTTGTCTCCAGAACAATCAACCTTTATTCATTAA
- a CDS encoding SDR family NAD(P)-dependent oxidoreductase, translating into MSTRVAVVVGVGAEQGIGAAISRRFAQSGLKVYVVGRTLNKLQAVTQTIAEQGGSAVAYCLDAENDQQIQSLFDMIIANNELLEVVAHNVGGNIPSLFLKTQLSFFSKMWRSTFLSAYLVSQSCLKIFEQQQKGTLIFTGASASMRGKPFFAAFTMGKSALRAYALNLASLYKSKNIHIAHVIVDGMVDGDRVNKALFGLGRLARLTRGTGGLNIEAIADNYLMLYQQSNDLWTYELDLRPYQERF; encoded by the coding sequence ATGAGTACGCGAGTCGCTGTTGTCGTTGGAGTCGGGGCAGAGCAAGGGATTGGGGCTGCTATATCACGACGTTTTGCTCAATCGGGGTTAAAGGTTTATGTGGTAGGACGAACGCTCAATAAATTACAAGCAGTGACTCAAACGATTGCTGAGCAAGGTGGGAGTGCTGTCGCTTATTGTTTAGATGCAGAAAATGATCAACAGATTCAATCTTTATTCGATATGATCATTGCAAATAATGAACTGCTAGAAGTTGTTGCTCATAATGTAGGTGGCAATATTCCATCCTTGTTTTTAAAAACGCAGTTGTCCTTTTTCTCAAAAATGTGGCGCTCGACTTTTTTGTCTGCTTATTTGGTTTCGCAGTCTTGTTTGAAGATTTTTGAACAGCAACAAAAAGGAACTCTGATTTTCACAGGTGCGAGTGCATCAATGCGTGGTAAACCGTTTTTCGCTGCTTTTACCATGGGTAAATCAGCATTACGTGCTTATGCACTTAATTTAGCAAGTCTGTATAAGTCGAAAAATATACATATTGCACATGTAATCGTAGATGGCATGGTCGATGGAGATCGGGTCAATAAAGCCTTATTCGGACTTGGACGTTTAGCAAGATTAACGCGTGGTACAGGCGGCTTAAATATTGAGGCAATTGCAGATAATTATTTAATGCTGTATCAGCAAAGCAATGATTTATGGACATATGAATTAGATTTACGCCCGTATCAGGAGCGCTTTTAA
- a CDS encoding outer membrane protein transport protein, protein MLSIFFSSMSHASALEQSGQSILPFLEDGNYAEINLFAVDSSVSGVVKDRPDLVRENQSRDTGDIAQSTQFYTAAIKLQLTDQLSFGVLYDQPFAAKVAYPQRSNNSYFDNDFSQQGTSVKVDSQSISMIFGYSPVNNFQVYGGPVYQEIKGQVALRGNAYTEAYNGYNANFKRQGEVGWLVGGSYQIPEIALKAAVTYRSKIKYSVQVDEDMLGEPLQLTASEKTKLETPQSLNIDFQTGVAEKTLAYMNLRWVNWKKFDTSPAQFTALSKIIMEEATEGAYTKGFKLDAYQKDQYSATIGVGHQLTEKWGIATDVSWDSGTGNPASTLGPVKGSWSLGLGAQFNPAPNYFIAAGMKYYWLGDAKSEDGTYYLPIEGIKPIAEQAEFKNNHAIAYGLKIGYRF, encoded by the coding sequence ATGCTTAGCATATTCTTCAGCAGTATGAGCCATGCTTCAGCTCTTGAACAATCTGGACAATCTATCCTGCCATTTTTAGAAGATGGGAATTATGCAGAAATCAATTTATTTGCGGTGGATTCCTCTGTCTCAGGTGTAGTCAAAGACCGTCCTGATTTAGTCCGAGAAAACCAGAGTCGTGATACGGGTGATATTGCACAAAGCACCCAATTTTATACCGCTGCGATCAAGTTACAATTAACAGATCAATTGAGTTTTGGCGTACTTTATGACCAGCCTTTTGCAGCGAAAGTTGCCTACCCGCAACGTTCAAATAACAGTTATTTTGATAATGACTTTTCTCAACAGGGAACTTCTGTAAAAGTTGACTCTCAAAGTATCAGCATGATATTCGGTTATTCACCTGTAAATAATTTTCAGGTGTATGGTGGACCTGTTTATCAAGAGATCAAAGGTCAGGTTGCGCTTAGAGGTAACGCCTATACTGAAGCCTATAACGGATATAATGCAAATTTCAAAAGACAAGGTGAAGTCGGTTGGCTAGTCGGGGGAAGTTATCAAATCCCAGAGATCGCACTCAAAGCAGCGGTTACCTATCGTTCGAAAATTAAATATAGTGTTCAAGTCGATGAAGATATGCTGGGTGAACCACTTCAGTTGACAGCATCAGAGAAAACCAAATTAGAAACCCCTCAATCATTAAACATCGACTTTCAAACTGGTGTTGCTGAAAAGACACTTGCGTATATGAATTTAAGATGGGTGAATTGGAAAAAGTTTGATACGAGTCCAGCACAGTTTACAGCACTCTCAAAAATCATTATGGAAGAAGCCACGGAAGGTGCCTATACCAAAGGTTTTAAATTAGATGCCTATCAGAAGGACCAATATAGTGCGACGATCGGTGTTGGTCATCAACTGACTGAAAAATGGGGTATTGCGACTGATGTCAGTTGGGATTCGGGAACAGGGAATCCTGCTTCGACACTTGGACCCGTAAAAGGATCTTGGTCGCTTGGTTTGGGTGCTCAGTTTAACCCTGCACCGAACTACTTTATTGCTGCGGGGATGAAATATTACTGGTTGGGAGATGCGAAGTCTGAAGACGGCACTTATTACTTACCTATAGAAGGAATAAAACCGATTGCAGAGCAAGCTGAGTTTAAAAATAATCATGCAATTGCTTATGGTCTGAAAATTGGTTATCGCTTCTAG
- a CDS encoding glutathione S-transferase family protein: protein MVTLHQWEISPFCQKVARMLKFKGIEFETINYNGVLGAKVPMLSKVGKVPVLDINGQRIQDSTRIARYLDDTYPDFPRLYPLDPIQKAYAELWEDWADELLYFYEIHFRVSDADALDHAVAISAQGRPKHEVILMKPLLKSALSFQLKMQGTGRMAKADIEAEFIRHLERIELVLSATGWLVGDQKTVADIAVASQLLEIVRTSKVWGAKINSYSNIAAWIKQI from the coding sequence ATGGTTACTTTACATCAGTGGGAAATTTCACCTTTTTGTCAAAAAGTAGCAAGAATGTTGAAATTTAAAGGGATTGAATTTGAAACCATCAATTATAACGGTGTGTTGGGGGCTAAGGTTCCAATGTTGAGTAAGGTCGGGAAAGTACCTGTACTGGATATTAATGGACAGCGGATTCAAGACAGTACCCGTATCGCACGTTATTTGGATGACACTTATCCTGACTTCCCACGTCTTTATCCGCTAGATCCGATACAAAAAGCTTATGCTGAGTTGTGGGAAGACTGGGCAGATGAATTATTGTATTTCTATGAGATCCACTTTCGAGTGAGTGATGCTGATGCTTTAGATCATGCTGTAGCAATCAGTGCGCAAGGTCGTCCGAAGCATGAAGTGATTTTGATGAAACCCTTATTGAAGTCCGCACTCAGTTTTCAACTGAAAATGCAAGGTACCGGACGTATGGCAAAAGCCGATATTGAAGCAGAGTTTATTCGTCATTTAGAACGTATAGAACTGGTACTGAGTGCTACGGGTTGGTTAGTCGGGGATCAAAAAACAGTGGCCGACATTGCAGTTGCTTCACAGCTTTTAGAGATTGTCCGAACCAGTAAAGTGTGGGGAGCAAAAATTAACAGCTATTCTAATATTGCAGCTTGGATCAAACAGATATGA
- a CDS encoding DUF6670 family protein, whose protein sequence is MMSKQIQSDVPVTITGRMLPNSRKTNHGLKDHAIGLLTKGVGRIMGVARPNQNIPYPSPDFYQAINNPFPFKGTHFGIMIADLPAPHYFLSFASILGMLGIKVVDADAYVDPKDGPLNTAVLVHGTALANKNAFSSYSIQHDMQFDPQHNLIRFGDNAEIFGQYPHFRLISRREDFAVDLKLTATGANSWFAHSAIYQHMSLLMNYEGEITYQDQTQKVSGLATWEHWKAPSLAYPLNKTIPKWLKIPADFFTYQVLTIDATTQLLLGYVTILDHSVAAFAMLRQADGTAVHLDADVHFEVLSLQAEAAQGQDGSLMSLPETFRWQVIDKHKNLLFDIHATVDTPMLFGLATGYVGGYHWHGSRSGVATQGRGYIEYIDRRD, encoded by the coding sequence ATGATGTCTAAACAAATTCAATCAGATGTTCCCGTTACGATCACAGGGCGAATGCTGCCAAATAGTCGTAAAACTAATCATGGGCTTAAAGATCATGCCATCGGTTTATTGACAAAGGGTGTCGGGCGCATCATGGGTGTTGCTCGTCCGAATCAAAATATTCCATATCCGAGTCCAGATTTTTATCAAGCCATTAATAATCCTTTTCCATTTAAAGGCACTCATTTTGGCATCATGATTGCTGATTTGCCTGCACCACATTACTTTTTAAGTTTTGCTTCGATTCTTGGCATGCTTGGAATAAAAGTGGTGGATGCTGATGCTTATGTTGACCCCAAAGACGGACCACTCAATACAGCGGTTTTGGTTCATGGTACTGCGCTAGCAAATAAAAATGCTTTTTCGAGCTATTCGATTCAGCACGATATGCAATTCGATCCACAACATAATTTAATTAGATTTGGTGACAATGCAGAAATATTTGGACAGTATCCTCATTTTCGATTGATAAGTCGCAGGGAGGATTTTGCTGTTGATTTAAAGCTTACAGCCACAGGTGCAAATTCTTGGTTTGCTCACAGCGCGATTTACCAGCACATGAGCCTGTTGATGAATTATGAGGGTGAAATTACCTATCAGGATCAGACGCAAAAGGTATCAGGTTTAGCCACATGGGAACATTGGAAAGCACCTTCATTGGCTTATCCATTGAATAAAACCATTCCAAAATGGTTGAAGATCCCAGCAGATTTCTTTACCTATCAAGTTTTGACGATTGATGCAACCACACAGCTCTTGTTGGGTTATGTCACTATTTTAGACCATTCAGTTGCAGCATTTGCGATGTTAAGACAAGCAGATGGAACAGCAGTTCATTTAGATGCAGACGTACATTTTGAAGTCTTGAGTTTACAAGCCGAAGCCGCGCAGGGGCAAGACGGCAGCTTAATGAGTTTGCCTGAAACATTTAGATGGCAAGTCATCGATAAGCATAAAAACTTACTTTTCGATATCCATGCTACTGTCGATACGCCAATGCTTTTTGGTCTAGCGACGGGCTATGTTGGTGGATATCACTGGCATGGTAGTAGATCAGGAGTTGCTACGCAGGGGCGTGGTTATATTGAGTATATTGATCGGCGTGACTAA